Within Pseudomonas sp. LBUM920, the genomic segment TGTTGCCGTTGTACTCGAATCCGGCGCTTTGGTCGCACACCGAAAAACTCATTTCGGTGGGTTTGAAGGTGACGCCAATCTGCCCCAGCAAGCGAATGAAGTTGGGGTAGGTCCAGTCGTTGAACACGATAAACCCGGTGTCCACCGCGTAGCGTTTACCCTCAACCGTGACGTCGACCGTGTGGGTATGCCCGCCGATGCGCTCGCCCGCTTCGAACACCGTGATGTCGTGGCGACGGCTGAGCAGGTAAGCGCTGGTCAGCCCGGCGATGCCGCTGCCGATAATGGCGATCTTCACAGGTCGTCCTTCTTCGGTGGCGGGCTGCGCAACATGCGTTTGCCGATGATCAGTTGCGCACGGTTGGGCAGCTTCGACAGCGGCCACAAAGTGGCGATAAACATGGCGGGAAAGGCAATTTCCAGCGGACGTTTTGCCAGCTTGGCGAAGATATGCCGGGCGGCCTTGTCGGCGGACCAGCTCAGGGGCATCGGGAAGTCGTTGCGTTCGGTCAGCGGGGTGTCGACAAAGCCCGGGCTGATCACCGTGACGTCAATGTTCTCGGGCGACAGGCTGATGCGCAGGGATTCGAACAGGTAGCGCAGCCCGGCCTTGGACGCACCATAGGCTTCGGCGCGGGGCATGGGCAGGTAAGTGACAGCGCTGGCCACGCCGACCAGGTGCGGGGAATGCCCGGCGCGCAACAGCGGCAGCGCAGCTTCGATGCAATAGCTGCTGGCCAGCAAGTTGGTGCGCACCACGTACTCGACAATCGATGCATCAAATTGCTTGGCATCGACATATTCACAGGTGCCAGCGTTGAGAATCACCGTATCGACGGAGCCCCAGACCACGCCGATGTGCTCGCCGATCTCACGCACGGTCTGGCTGTTGGTCAGGTCGCCAGCCACCACCAGCACTTGGCCTGGATAACGTTGGGCGAGGGCTTCCAGCGGGCCTTTCGTGCGTGAGCTGAGGGCCACGTGGGCGCCGCTGTTGAGCAGCTCCACGGCCAGCGACGCGCCGATGCCACTGCTGGCGCCGGTCAGCCAATATCGGCGAGGCGGTGTAAGGCTCATCCCATTCTCCTTTTCAGCCAACTGACGACGCGGCCGAGTACTGGCAGGTGTTCGTAGAGCAGAGCGCCTGCATCGAAATAATCCCGGTGCCGGTACACCTTGTCGCGCCACATCAGGTGTGAGCAGCCTTCAACCCGGATCACCTTGCCGCTGTTCAGGCGCGGGTGGCAAAAACTCATCTTCCAGCGCAGGTAGCCTTCGCCTTCGGCCACTTGGTCGAAGCCGTGAAAGTCAAAACGCAGCTGGCTCACATTGCCATACAGCTCGGTGAAATAGCGGTGCAGCGCCGTCAGCCCGTGCACTTCATGCAGCGGGTCGGTGAAGGCGATGTCCTTGCTGTAGAGGCTGTCGAGCAGGTGCAGGTTGTGCTTGTCCAGCGTCGCAAAGGCCTGGGCGAACCGGTGCAGGAAGTCAGTCATGTTCGGCAACCCCCTGGCGCGAGGGCAGGCTGCGGAAGGCAGCCAGGGCGCGCTCGCGGGACTTTTTCAGGTCGACGATAGCGCGTGGGTAGTCGGCCACGCCAAACAGGCCGCCGACCGCCTCGGGGTTGTGCACTTCCTTCTTGTTCAGCGCCGCCAGTTCCGGCAGCCAGTGCTTGATGAACACGCCTTCGCTGTCGAATTTTTCCGACTGGCTCAGAGGGCTGAAAATCCGGAAATACGGCGCCGAGTCGGTGCCGGTGGAGGAGCTCCACTGCCAGCCACCGTTGTTGGCGGCCAAGTCGCCGTCGATCAGGTGGCGCATGAAGAAGCGCTCGCCTTCGCGCCAGTCGATCAGCAGGTTCTTGCTCAGGAACATCGCGACCACCATGCGCAGGCGATTGTGCATCCAGCCGGTTTCGAGCAACTGGCGCATGGCGGCGTCGATGATCGGCAAGCCGGTGCGCGCTTGCTGCCAGGCGGCGAGATCCTTGGGCGCATCGCGCCAGGCCACCGCTTCGGTCTCGGGACGGAAAGCGCGGTGGCGCGACACTCGTGGATAGCCGACCAGAATATGTTTGTAGAACTCGCGCCAGAGCAGCTCGTTGATCCACGTGATCGCGCCGATATCGCCACTTTCAAACTCGCCCTGGTTGGTTTGCAAGGCGGCATGCAGGCACTGGCGGGGCGAGACTACGCCGGCGGCAAGGTAGGCGGACAGTTGACTGGTGCCGGGTTTGGCCGGGAAGTCGCGCTCATCTTTGTAGTAG encodes:
- a CDS encoding SDR family oxidoreductase translates to MSLTPPRRYWLTGASSGIGASLAVELLNSGAHVALSSRTKGPLEALAQRYPGQVLVVAGDLTNSQTVREIGEHIGVVWGSVDTVILNAGTCEYVDAKQFDASIVEYVVRTNLLASSYCIEAALPLLRAGHSPHLVGVASAVTYLPMPRAEAYGASKAGLRYLFESLRISLSPENIDVTVISPGFVDTPLTERNDFPMPLSWSADKAARHIFAKLAKRPLEIAFPAMFIATLWPLSKLPNRAQLIIGKRMLRSPPPKKDDL
- a CDS encoding nuclear transport factor 2 family protein; translation: MTDFLHRFAQAFATLDKHNLHLLDSLYSKDIAFTDPLHEVHGLTALHRYFTELYGNVSQLRFDFHGFDQVAEGEGYLRWKMSFCHPRLNSGKVIRVEGCSHLMWRDKVYRHRDYFDAGALLYEHLPVLGRVVSWLKRRMG
- the phrB gene encoding deoxyribodipyrimidine photo-lyase; protein product: MHLIWLRTDLRLHDNTALAAACQRGPVAAVYLITPEQWLAHDDAPCKVDFWLRNLQHLSQALGELNIPLLIRTTATWDQAPAVLGTLCRELSVESVHVNEEYGIHETRRDAAVAQALETQGVTFHSYLDQLFFQPGSVLTKTGTYFQVFSQFRKVCYSRLHSALPRVVATPNAQAPIKLKSDPIPAQVEGFEPPSEALRALWPAGEDEARRRLDAFADQQISYYKDERDFPAKPGTSQLSAYLAAGVVSPRQCLHAALQTNQGEFESGDIGAITWINELLWREFYKHILVGYPRVSRHRAFRPETEAVAWRDAPKDLAAWQQARTGLPIIDAAMRQLLETGWMHNRLRMVVAMFLSKNLLIDWREGERFFMRHLIDGDLAANNGGWQWSSSTGTDSAPYFRIFSPLSQSEKFDSEGVFIKHWLPELAALNKKEVHNPEAVGGLFGVADYPRAIVDLKKSRERALAAFRSLPSRQGVAEHD